A single window of Vigna unguiculata cultivar IT97K-499-35 chromosome 1, ASM411807v1, whole genome shotgun sequence DNA harbors:
- the LOC114176414 gene encoding triosephosphate isomerase, chloroplastic, which yields MAAASTSLASQLYIGLRRPCPKLDSFNSPSFSAFDPNLRLSLSPPKPSRAVVAMAGSGKFFVGGNWKCNGTKDSISKLVADLNSAKLEPDVDVVVAPPFLYIDQVKSSLTDRIEISAQNSWVGKGGAFTGEISAEQLKDIGCKWVVLGHSERRHIIGEKDEFIGKKAAYALGQGLGVIACIGELLEEREAGKTFDVCFQQLKAYADAVPSWDNIVIAYEPVWAIGTGKVATPQQAQEVHVALRDWLKKNVSEEVASKTRIIYGGSVNGGNSAELAKQEDIDGFLVGGASLKGPEFATIVNSVTSKKVAA from the exons ATGGCAGCAGCCTCAACATCACTGGCTTCGCAACTCTACATTGGCCTGCGCCGCCCCTGCCCCAAGCTCGATTCTTTCAATTCTCCATCTTTTTCTGCCTTCGACCCCAATCTTCGCCTATCCCTCTCTCCTCCCAAACCCTCACGCGCCGTCGTCGCCATGGCCGGCTCTGGCAAG TTCTTTGTTGGGGGCAACTGGAAGTGT AACGGAACAAAAGATTCCATCAGTAAGCTTGTCGCCGACTTGAACAGTGCAAAATTGGAGCCCGACGTTG ATGTCGTTGTTGCACCTCCTTTTCTGTACATCGATCAAGTGAAAAGCTCACTTACAGACCGGATTGAAATATCTGCCCAGAACTCTTGGGTTGGTAAAGGTGGTGCTTTCACCGGAGAAATCAG TGCTGAACAACTGAAAGATATCGGATGCAAGTGGGTTGTTCTTGGACATTCTGAGCGAAGACATATTATTGGAGAAAAGGATGAG TTTATAGGAAAGAAAGCTGCCTATGCTTTGGGCCAGGGTCTTGGAGTGATTGCATGCATTGGAGAATTGTTAGAAGAAAGGGAAGCAGGGAAAACTTTTGATGTTTGCTTTCAGCAATTGAAGGCTTATGCTG ATGCTGTTCCTAGTTGGGACAATATTGTTATTGCGTATGAACCTGTATGGGCCATTGGAACTGGCAAAGTGGCCACTCCCCAGCAGGCTCAGGAAGTACATGTAGCTCTTCGGGATTGGCTGAAAAAGAATGTCTCAGAGGAAGTTGCATCTAAAACTCGAATTATTTATGGAG GGTCTGTAAATGGAGGGAACAGTGCTGAGCTGGCAAAGCAAGAGGATATCGATGGATTTCTCGTTGGAGGTGCTTCATTGAAG GGTCCTGAGTTTGCTACCATTGTGAATTCAGTCACATCCAAGAAAGTTGCGGCTTGA
- the LOC114175546 gene encoding probable aquaporin TIP-type: protein MPIRNIAVGRPEEATHPDTLKAALAEFISTLIFVFAGSGSGIAYNKLTDNGAATPAGLISASIAHAFGLFVAVSVGANISGGHVNPAVTFGAFVGGNITFLRGVVYIIAQLLGSVVASLLLAFVTSSTVPAFGLSAGVGVGNALVLEIVMTFGLVYTVYATAVDPKRGSLGTIAPIAIGFIVGANILLGGAFSGAAMNPAVTFGPAVVSWTWDNNWIYWVGPLIGGGLAGVIYEVVFISHTHEQLPTTDY, encoded by the exons ATGCCGATCAGAAACATCGCCGTCGGAAGGCCCGAGGAGGCCACTCACCCCGACACGTTGAAGGCGGCTTTGGCTGAGTTCATCTCCACCCTCATCTTCGTGTTCGCCGGCTCAGGCTCCGGCATCGCCTACAACAAGCTCACTGACAACGGCGCCGCCACACCTGCCGGACTCATCTCCGCCTCCATCGCCCACGCATTCGGCCTTTTTGTCGCCGTCTCCGTCGGCGCCAACATCTCCGGAGGTCACGTGAACCCCGCCGTCACCTTCGGCGCCTTCGTCGGAGGTAACATCACCTTCCTCCGCGGTGTCGTCTACATCATCGCCCAGCTCCTGGGCTCCGTGGTGGCCTCCCTCCTCCTGGCCTTCGTGACCTCCTCC ACTGTTCCCGCATTTGGACTCTCAGCTGGAGTTGGAGTGGGTAACGCTTTGGTGTTGGAGATCGTGATGACTTTCGGTTTGGTGTACACTGTGTACGCTACCGCCGTTGACCCCAAGAGGGGTAGTTTGGGAACCATCGCCCCCATCGCCATCGGTTTCATCGTTGGCGCTAACATTTTGTTGGGTGGGGCCTTCTCCGGAGCAGCCATGAACCCTGCCGTCACATTCGGACCTGCCGTCGTTAGCTGGACCTGGGACAACAACTGGATCTACTGGGTCGGCCCTCTCATCGGTGGTGGGCTCGCTGGGGTCATCTACGAGGTTGTCTTCATCAGCCACACCCACGAGCAGCTCCCAACCACTGACTACTAG